A genome region from Eschrichtius robustus isolate mEscRob2 chromosome 4, mEscRob2.pri, whole genome shotgun sequence includes the following:
- the LOC137763530 gene encoding putative CENPB DNA-binding domain-containing protein 1 encodes MSGSKHKSSNDVFGTAKKCQATTTETKVKIIERVERGEKEVDVTRSYNMNHSTIGIVLKNKDKIMEHVKSAVPMMSTIKLKKHGKVMKEMEKILSGWMQDKHQRQVPLNLMLIQEKGKTLYEDLK; translated from the coding sequence atgtccggaagcaagcataaaagcagcaatGATGTAtttggtactgctaagaagtgccaAGCAACAAcaacggaaacaaaagtgaagatAATTGAGAGGGTAGAGCGAGGTGAAAAAGAGGTAGATGTCACTcgttcttataacatgaatcattcaaccATTGGCATagttctaaagaacaaggacaagatcatggaacatgtgaagtctgctgtgccaatGATGTCGACAATAAAActgaagaagcatggaaaagtgatgaaggagatggAGAAAATTCTCAGTGGGTGGATGCAAGATAAGCATCAGCGTCAAGTTCCGCTCAacttaatgctgattcaagagaaaggtAAAaccctttatgaagacttgaagtaG